The following proteins are encoded in a genomic region of Nycticebus coucang isolate mNycCou1 chromosome 19, mNycCou1.pri, whole genome shotgun sequence:
- the LOC128571774 gene encoding LOW QUALITY PROTEIN: neuroepithelial cell-transforming gene 1 protein-like (The sequence of the model RefSeq protein was modified relative to this genomic sequence to represent the inferred CDS: inserted 2 bases in 2 codons; deleted 1 base in 1 codon), protein MEPELXGQKQPRLPRRSRWASRLSTEGGAGPAADNPGPGPGPDGRYSLRRGSAFIFLTPGPHWDFTLKRKRREKDDDVVSLSSLDLKEPSNKRVRPLARVTSLANLISPVRNGAVRRFGQTIQSFTLRGDHRSPASAQKSFSRSTVPTPAKRSSSVLWSEMLDVNMKESLTTREIRRQDAIYEMSRGEQDLIEDLKLARKAYHDPMLKLSIMSEEELAHIFGDLDSYIPLREDLLARIGEATRPDGTVEQIGHILANWLPGLHACKGYCSNQLAAKALLDQKKQDPRVRDFLQRCLESPFSRKLDLWSFLDIPRSRLVKYPLLLKEILRHTPEDHSDVQLLEDAVLIIQGVLSDINLKKGESECQYYIDKLEYLDEKQKDPRIEASKVLLCYGELRNKSGHKLYIFLFQDILVLTRPVVRNERHAYQVYRQPIPVRDLVSEDLQDGDVRMGGSFRGAFSNSDKAKNIFRVRVQDPSPGQSHTLQANDVFHKQQWFNCIRAAIAPFPPAXPELHEECEENSLSAANLPAQRRGSVVSSITQVEVENASERGCSAQLAEDSKSVEAPQTRPSFRRARDRAQSSAKRKETMV, encoded by the exons ATGGAGCCCGAGC ACGGCCAGAAGCAGCCCCGGCTGCCGAGGCGAAGCCGCTGGGCCTCTAGGCTGAGCACGGAGGGCGGCGCGGGGCCTGCGGCCGACAACCCCGGGCCGGGGCCCGGGCCGGACGGGAGATACTCCCTTCGAAGAGGTAGCGCCTTCATTTTTTTAACACCTGGCCCCCACTGGGACTTCACTTTGAAAAGAAAACGAAGAGAGAAGGATGATGATGTTGTAAGCCTTAGCAGCCTTGATCTGAAGGAGCCAAGCAATAAAAGGGTCCGACCTCTTGCTCGGGTCACATCCTTGGCAAACTTAATCTCTCCTGTAAGAAATGGAGCAGTCAGACGTTTTGGGCAAACAATACAGTCATTTACCCTTCGTGGTGACCACAGATCCCCGGCCTCTGCCCAGAAGTCATTTAGCAGGTCTACAGTCCCAACGCCTGCCAAAAGAAGCAGCAGCGTGCTGTGGTCAGAGATGCTGGACGTCAACATGAAGGAGTCTCTGACCACCAGGGAGATCAGGCGGCAGGACGCAATATATGAAATGTCCCGAGGTGAGCAGGATTTAATTGAAGACCTCAAGCTTGCAAGAAAGGCCTACCATGATCCCATGTTAAAGTTATCCATCATGTCAGAAGAAGAACTCGCACACATATTTGGTGATTTGGACTCTTACATACCTCTGCGTGAAGATTTGTTGGCAAGAATAGGAGAAGCAACCAGGCCTGATGGAACAGTGGAGCAGATCGGTCACATCCTCGCGAACTGGCTGCCAGGCCTGCATGCCTGCAAAGGCTACTGCAGTAACCAGCTGGCAGCCAAAGCTCTCCTCGATCAAAAGAAACAGGACCCAAGAGTCCGGGACTTCCTGCAGCGATGTCTGGAGTCTCCCTTCAGTCGGAAACTGGATCTGTGGAGCTTCCTTGATATCCCCAGAAGTCGTCTAGTCAAATATCCTTTGCTGTTAAAAGAAATTCTCAGACACACTCCAGAAGACCACTCTGATGTTCAGCTTCTGGAGGATGCTGTGTTGATAATACAAGGAGTGCTCTCTGATATCAACTTGAAGAAGGGTGAGTCCGAGTGCCAG TATTACATCGATAAGCTGGAGTACCTGGATGAAAAGCAGAAGGATCCCAGAATCGAAGCAAGCAAAGTGCTGCTGTGCTACGGGGAGCTGAGGAACAAGAGTGGACACAAACTTTACATTTTCCTGTTTCAAGACATCTTGGTTCTGACGCGGCCCGTTGTGCGGAACGAGCGGCACGCCTACCAGGTGTACCGGCAGCCCATACCCGTGCGGGACTTAGTCTCGGAGGACCTGCAGGACGGAGACGTGCGGATGGGGGGCTCCTTCCGGGGGGCCTTCAGCAACTCAGATAAAGCTAAAAATATCTTTAGAGTTCGTGTCCAAGATCCCTCTCCAGGCCAGTCTCACACTCTGCAAGCCAACGATGTGTTCCACAAGCAGCAGTGGTTCAACTGTATCCGAGCCGCCATTGCCCCTTTCCCGCCTG GACCCGAGCTCCATGAGGAGTGTGAGGAGAACAGCCTCTCTGCCGCCAACCTCCCAGCCCAGAGGAGGGGGTCCGTGGTTTCCAGCATCACTCAGGTAGAAGTTGAGAACGCTTCGGAGCGTGGCTGCAGCGCGCAGCTAGCAGAAGACTCCAAGAGTGTGGAAGCACCCCAAACACGGCCCAGCTTCCGGAGAGCAAGGGACAGAGCCCAGTCAAGCGCCAAACGGAAAGAGACCATGGTGTAG